From the genome of Denticeps clupeoides chromosome 4, fDenClu1.1, whole genome shotgun sequence, one region includes:
- the LOC114789083 gene encoding ribonuclease P/MRP protein subunit POP5-like has protein sequence MVKFKSRFLLCGVTASKLPGTRVALQALRETVARTHGDYGMAALQRGFCVMYVNANTGIMLLRCQKSHYRLIWSALTFFSSFKRAKQEVQCSFSCVHVGGTMRTCQRFLEQYRTQWLHRMPPECKTDGETLSFLLSTSHGPSR, from the exons ATGGTCAAGTTCAAGTCCAG GTTCCTGCTGTGCGGGGTGACGGCGTCGAAGCTGCCGGGGACGCGTGTGGCGCTGCAGGCGCTGCGGGAGACGGTGGCCCGGACCCACGGGGACTACGGCATGGCGGCGCTCCAGCGCGGCTTCTGCG TGATGTACGTGAACGCCAACACCGGCATCATGCTCCTGCGCTGCCAGAAGAGCCACTATCGCCTCATCTGGTCAGCCTTGACTTTCTTCAGCAGTTTTAAAAGGGCCAAGCAGGAAGTCCAGTGTTCTTTCAGCTGCGTTCATGTCGGAG GAACCATGAGAACATGCCAGAGGTTTCTGGAGCAGTACAGAACACAGTGGCTTCACAGGATGCCTCCTGAGTGTAAAACCGACGGTGAAACCTTGTCCTTTCTTCTCTCCACGTCCCACGGACCATCACGTTGA